The following coding sequences are from one Leucoraja erinacea ecotype New England chromosome 2, Leri_hhj_1, whole genome shotgun sequence window:
- the LOC129707411 gene encoding OTU domain-containing protein 1 encodes MRFYSSVLTHYPEAAFKVSIQAADTAPVEKVSAAVTGEASCSPDTMPAFSSCDLLPQAPGSGPAVHLYTSTARIPLRPLERGVPVQALNDRAFATSERTGRGRGFGLEEEEEEGDEGEVGVGVGSPVEVWGRGQERVSGEAEDEMARLGNGPALVNSRALDCSRAESHERGPASQAGEVELATGYRTVDLVVENRSEKHARIARYWAEVEKQNTYLREKQKYRFHSIPDGNCLYRAVSKAVYGDQTMHKELREQTVYHIADHLDEFNPIIEGDVGEFLINAAQDGAWAGYPELLAMSQMLKVNIYLTTGGSVESPTVSTMVHCLGPEDQSKPNIWLSWLSNGHYDAVFDQSLPNPEYETWCAQTHVQRKRDEELAKAMAASLSKMYIEQNGCF; translated from the coding sequence ATGCGCTTCTACAGCAGCGTCCTGACACACTACCCTGAGGCCGCCTTTAAGGTCTCCATCCAAGCAGCGGACACAGCGCCAGTGGAGAAGGTGAGCGCCGCGGTGACAGGCGAGGCCTCCTGCTCCCCCGACACCATGCCCGCATTCTCCAGTTGCGACCTGCTACCCCAGGCCCCGGGCTCGGGCCCGGCCGTGCACCTCTACACCTCGACCGCCAGGATCCCTCTGCGGCCGCTGGAGAGGGGCGTGCCCGTGCAGGCACTGAACGACAGGGCTTTCGCCACATCCGAGCGGACTGGTCGAGGCCGGGGCTTCGGgctggaggaagaagaagaagaaggagacgaAGGAGAAGTCGGTGTCGGTGTCGGGTCGCCGGTGGAGGTTTGGGGCCGCGGCCAGGAGAGAGTCTCCGGAGAGGCAGAGGACGAGATGGCGCGGCTGGGCAACGGGCCTGCGCTGGTGAACAGCCGAGCCCTCGATTGCAGCCGAGCCGAGAGCCATGAGCGAGGCCCGGCTTCGCAGGCAGGGGAAGTGGAGCTGGCCACTGGGTACAGAACGGTGGACCTGGTGGTGGAGAACAGGTCGGAGAAACACGCCCGGATCGCGCGCTACTGGGCCGAGGTGGAAAAGCAAAACACTTACTTGAGGGAGAAGCAGAAGTACAGGTTTCACAGCATCCCCGACGGCAACTGCCTGTACCGGGCGGTCAGCAAGGCCGTCTATGGTGATCAGACCATGCACAAGGAGCTGAGGGAACAAACTGTGTACCACATTGCGGATCACCTGGACGAGTTTAACCCCATCATCGAAGGTGATGTTGGAGAATTTCTGATCAACGCAGCTCAGGACGGGGCATGGGCTGGTTACCCGGAGTTACTGGCTATGAGTCAGATGCTGAAGGTTAATATCTACCTAACCACTGGAGGTAGCGTGGAAAGCCCAACCGTGTCCACTATGGTACATTGCCTAGGTCCCGAAGACCAGTCCAAACCCAACATATGGCTGAGTTGGCTGAGCAATGGGCACTACGACGCAGTTTTTGATCAGTCGCTTCCCAACCCAGAGTACGAAACGTGGTGTGCACAGACACACGTTCAGAGGAAAAGAGACGAAGAACTGGCCAAAGCCATGGCAGCTTCTCTTTCAAAAATGTACATTGAACAAAACGGTTGCTTTTGA